A stretch of the Nicotiana tabacum cultivar K326 chromosome 6, ASM71507v2, whole genome shotgun sequence genome encodes the following:
- the LOC142181746 gene encoding uncharacterized protein LOC142181746, which produces MHLTYIAPEIENRQFVVNLDKTEIECETEKWKKALIVYIIGKMCGYNHMSKYISQVWNNVAEPYLFLHEEGYYIVKFQNLKDLKEVLYGGPYTINNKPIILKQWTPNFDFNDEFLTEIPLWVKFPKLPMNCWRTNTLSKMASTIGNPLFADQCTTKQTSVSYARILVEVNVTKKLLTEIIMKDPSGRQSQQQIEFEWRPTFCAECLQIGHDCSKQKKGSEKWPIAKSQT; this is translated from the coding sequence ATGCACCTAACTTACATTGCGCCTGAAATTGAGAATAGGCAGTTTGTCGTCAACTTAGATAAAACTGAAATTGAGTGTGAAACTGAGAAATGGAAGAAAGCTCTTATTGTTTATATAATTGGGAAAATGTGTGGGTACAATCATATGAGCAAATACATATCACAAGTTTGGAACAATGTGGCtgaaccatatttgtttcttCATGAAGAGGGATATTATATCGTCAAGTTTCAAAACCTAAAAGATTTGAAGGAAGTGTTGTACGGAGGACCTTATACCATCAATAACAAGCCAATTATTCTAAAACAATGGACTCCGAATTTTGATTTCAATGATGAATTTTTGACAGAAATTCCACTATGGGTGAAGTTTCCAAAACTTCCGATGAACTGCTGGAGAACAAATACTCTAAGTAAAATGGCTAGCACTATTGGTAATCCATTATTTGCAGATCAATGCACAACAAAACAAACCAGTGTGTCATATGCTAGAATTCTGGTAGAAGTAAATGTCACAAAGAAGCTGCTTACTGAAATAATAATGAAAGACCCCTCTGGTAGACAATCCCAACAGCAGATTGAATTTGAATGGAGGCCAACATTCTGTGCTGAGTGTTTACAAATTGGTCATGACTGTAGCAAGCAAaaaaaaggaagtgagaaatggcCCATTGCAAAGAGCCAAACCTAA
- the LOC142181745 gene encoding uncharacterized protein LOC142181745, with amino-acid sequence MAQQGAKERTEQFLKKAKKSANDNAPTKPATPWTTLFARNRSAENDMHLTYIAPEIENRQFVVNLDKTEIECETEKWKKALIVYIIGKMCGYNHMSKYISQVWNNVAEPYLFLHEEGYYIVKFQNLKDLKEVLYGGPYTINNKPIILKQWTPNFDFNDEFLTEIPLWVKFPKLPMNCWRTNTLSKMASTIGNPLFADQCTTKQTSVSYARILVEVNVTKKLLTEIIMKDPSGRQSQQQIEFEWRPTFCAECLQIGHDCSKQKKGSEKWPIAKSQT; translated from the exons ATGGCGCAGCAAGGAGCAAAGGAGAGGACTGAACAAttcctaaagaaagctaaaaaatCG GCAAATGACAATGCTCCGACAAAACCTGCAACACCATGGACAACTCTTTTTGCTAGAAATCGCTCTGCTGAGAATGACATGCACCTAACTTACATTGCGCCTGAAATTGAGAATAGGCAGTTTGTCGTCAACTTAGATAAAACTGAAATTGAGTGTGAAACTGAGAAATGGAAGAAAGCTCTTATTGTTTATATAATTGGGAAAATGTGTGGGTACAATCATATGAGCAAATACATATCACAAGTTTGGAACAATGTGGCtgaaccatatttgtttcttCATGAAGAGGGATATTATATCGTCAAGTTTCAAAACCTAAAAGATTTGAAGGAAGTGTTGTACGGAGGACCTTATACCATCAATAACAAGCCAATTATTCTAAAACAATGGACTCCGAATTTTGATTTCAATGATGAATTTTTGACAGAAATTCCACTATGGGTGAAGTTTCCAAAACTTCCGATGAACTGCTGGAGAACAAATACTCTAAGTAAAATGGCTAGCACTATTGGTAATCCATTATTTGCAGATCAATGCACAACAAAACAAACCAGTGTGTCATATGCTAGAATTCTGGTAGAAGTAAATGTCACAAAGAAGCTGCTTACTGAAATAATAATGAAAGACCCCTCTGGTAGACAATCCCAACAGCAGATTGAATTTGAATGGAGGCCAACATTCTGTGCTGAGTGTTTACAAATTGGTCATGACTGTAGCAAGCAAaaaaaaggaagtgagaaatggcCCATTGCAAAGAGCCAAACCTAA
- the LOC107822175 gene encoding uncharacterized protein LOC107822175 has translation MSIPHGASWMIRKIFETKQIINQLHKPLDEQKSTIKYIYLQLIPIHSKMDWRCLMFQNNARPKAIFTMWLQNHGRLLTKDRLKKWGLHMDEICVLCQADKETREHLFAECSYANRLWNRLSQWDHVHSIVPNTWIQFFQLIIHHSKGKTASVMLLKMMYAEYIHVLWRERNTRIFEGASREHEALAREVEI, from the coding sequence ATGAGTATCCCTCATGGTGCAAGCTGGATGATcaggaagatttttgaaactaaaCAGATAATCAATCAACTTCACAAGCCACTTGATGAGCAAAAGAGTACTATTAAGTACATATATTTACAATTGATACCAATTCACTCTAAGATGGATTGGAGATGCTTAATGTTCCAGAACAATGCTAGACCAAAAGCCATATTTACTATGTGGCTACAGAACCATGGAAGATTGCTAACAAAAGACAGGCTGAAAAAATGGGGTCTCCATATGGATGAGATATGTGTGTTGTGCCAGGCTGATAAGGAAACAAGAGAACACTTGTTTGCAGAATGCTCATATGCCAACAGATTATGGAACAGGTTATCTCAATGGGATCATGTCCACTCCATTGTTCCTAACACTTGGATACAGTTTTTCCAGCTCATCATTCATCACTCGAAAGGGAAGACAGCTTCAGTAATGCTACTTAAAATGATGTATGCTGAATACATACATGTGCTATGGAGAGAAAGGAATACTCGAATATTTGAGGGTGCAAGTAGAGAACATGAAGCACTGGCAAGGGAggttgaaatttaa
- the LOC142181744 gene encoding uncharacterized protein LOC142181744, with protein MQKVMNHIITDSQAGFILGRRIADNIILADELVKSYNMKHIYPRCMIKVDIQKAYDSVEWVYLEQVLEGLAFPEKGHLESVQRLHHCFWTFSSASGLHVNLSKSAVYCGVMDPRQKEAIIQALGYTEGQLPFKYLRVPLDTKKLSILQWQPLITKMLFTLPIKVVKLIEAYCRSYLWSGGNVLTKKLLLSWEKVWNNAAIAKTYWGLTHKQDKLWIKWIHPYYVKQ; from the exons ATGCAAAAAGTTATGAATCATATCATCACTGACTCACAAGCAGGCTTCATTCTAGGGAGAAGAATAGCAGACAACATAATATTAGCTGATGAGCTGGTCAAGTCATACAACATGAAGCATATTTATCCTAGATGCATGATAAAGGTGGATATACAAAAGGCTTATGATTCTGTAGAATGGGTATACTTAGAGCAGGTTCTTGAGGGACTGGCTTTCCCTGAGAA AGGACACCTAGAATCAGTGCAGAGGCTCCACCACTGTTTCTGGACATTCTCATCTGCATCAGGATTACATGTTAATTTGTCAAAGAGTGCAGTCTATTGTGGGGTCATGGATCCTAGGCAAAAGGAAGCTATCATTCAAGCTCTTGGTTACACTGAGGGGCAATTACCCTTTAAGTACTTAAGGGTTCCACTGGACACTAAAAAGCTATCCATTCTTCAGTGGCAGCCCCTCATTACAAAAATG TTGTTTACACTTCCAATTAAAGTTGTCAAATTAATTGAGGCTTACTGCAGAAGTTACCTATGGTCTGGTGGAAATGTGCTTACCAAAAAATTATTGCTTTCTTGGGAAAAG GTGTGGAATAATGCTGCAATTGCCAAGACCTACTGGGGTCTAACTCATAAGCAAGATAAGTTGTGGATCAAATGGATCCATCCTTATTATGTTAAGCAGTAA